The Microcebus murinus isolate Inina chromosome 4, M.murinus_Inina_mat1.0, whole genome shotgun sequence genome has a segment encoding these proteins:
- the CYP4F168 gene encoding cytochrome P450 4F2-like, protein MPQLSLSWLGLGPAAASPWLLLLLLGASWLLARVLAWACAFHATCRRLRCFPQPPKRSWLWGHQGLVMNSEQSMREVTELVATYPQVFVKWLGPVLPIVTLCHPDFIRCVLNASDSIRPKDRVFSKLLKPWLGDGLLLSAGDKWSRHRRMLTPAFHFNILKPYVKIFNGSVSIMLAKWQRLASEGSARLDMFEHISLMTLDSLQKCVFSFDSHCQERPSEYIAASLELSTLTLKRYKQILLHADLLYHLTPDGRRFRRACALVHGFTDAVVRERRRALESQGVDGFLKAKAKSKTLDFIDVLLLAKDEDGKELSDEDIRAEADTFMFGGHDTTASGLSWVLYNLARHPEHQERCRQEVRELLRGREPAEIEWEDLAQLPFLTMCIKESLRLHPPSPTISRYCAQDIVLPDGRVIPKGNACAISIFGIHHNPSVWSNPEVYDPFRFDPENSQERSPLAFIPFSAGPRNCIGQNFAMTEMKVVLALTLLRFRVLPDHTEPRRKPEIILHAEGGLWLHVEPLSAGAQ, encoded by the exons ATGCCCCAGCTGAGCCTGtcctggctgggcctggggccggCGGCCGCCTCCccgtggctgctgctgctgctgctcgggGCCTCCTGGCTCCTGGCCCGCGTCCTGGCCTGGGCCTGCGCCTTCCACGCCACCTGCCGCCGCCTCCGCTGCTTCCCGCAGCCCCCCAAACGCAGCTGGCTCTGGGGGCACCAGGGCCTG GTCATGAACTCGGAGCAGAGCATGCGGGAAGTGACTGAGCTGGTGGCCACCTACCCCCAGGTCTTTGTAAAGTGGCTGGGCCCTGTCCTCCCCATTGTCACTCTGTGCCACCCTGACTTCATCCGGTGTGTCCTGAACGCCTCAG ACTCCATCAGGCCCAAGGACAGGGTCTTCAGCAAGCTCCTGAAGCCCTGGCTGG GGGACGGGCTCCTGCTGAGCGCTGGTGACAAGTGGAGCCGCCACCGCCGCATGCTGACGCCCGCCTTCCACTTCAACATCCTGAAGCCCTACGTGAAGATTTTCAACGGGAGCGTGAGCATCATGCTC GCCAAGTGGCAGCGCCTGGCCTCGGAGGGCAGCGCCCGTCTGGACATGTTCGAGCACATCAGCCTCATGACCTTGGACAGTCTGCAGAAATGCGTCTTCAGCTTCGACAGCCACTGCCAGGA GCGTCCCAGCGAGTACATTGCTGCTAGCTTGGAGCTCAGCACGCTCACGTTAAAACGGTACAAGCAGATCCTCCTGCACGCGGACCTCCTGTACCACCTCACGCCCGACGGGCGGCGCTTCCGCAGGGCCTGCGCCCTGGTGCACGGCTTCACGGACGCCGTGGTCCGCGAGCGGCGCCGCGCCCTCGAGAGCCAGGGTGTGGACGGCTTCCTCAAAGCCAAGGCCAAGTCCAAGACCTTGGACTTCATCGATGTGCTCCTGCTGGCCAAG GATGAAGATGGGAAGGAGCTGTCAGACGAAGACATACGAGCAGAGGCTGACACCTTCATGTTTGGGG GCCACGACACCACGGCCAGCGGTCTCTCCTGGGTCCTGTACAACCTCGCGAGGCACCCGGAGCACCAGGAGCGCTGCCGGCAGGAGGTGCGGGAGCTGCTGAGGGGCCGTGAGCCCGCAGAGATTGAGTG GGAGGACCTGGCCCAGCTGCCCTTCCTCACCATGTGCATCAAGGAGAGTCTGCGGCTGCACCCCCCAAGCCCGACCATCTCCCGCTACTGTGCCCAGGACATTGTGCTCCCGGATGGCCGGGTCATTCCCAAAG GGAACGCCTGTGCCATCAGCATCTTTGGGATTCATCACAACCCGTCAGTCTGGTCCAACCCTGAg GTGTATGACCCCTTCCGCTTCGACCCAGAAAATTCCCAGGAAAGGTCTCCTCTGGCGTTTATTCCCTTCTCGGCGGGACCCAG GAACTGCATCGGGCAGAACTTCGCCATGACCGAGATGAAGGTGGTCCTGGCGCTCACCCTGCTGCGCTTCCGCGTCCTGCCCGACCACACGGAGCCGCGCAGGAAGCCGGAAATTATCCTGCACGCCGAGGGCGGCCTCTGGCTGCACGTGGAGCCGCTGAGCGCGGGCGCGCAGTGA